Proteins co-encoded in one Novosphingobium sp. PP1Y genomic window:
- a CDS encoding DUF1963 domain-containing protein — translation MKKLLAMFAVFGLVALAAAYVALAPLSTSGPGAVQTALAFLDEGAARISAIAGRSEAVLALLGSGMVLGLIAALVVGKSSATPQDEDVTPAPGPVWRPEPHSHEDRIAGLRRRASGTTASEPDYESPVITALVDETEYGQTADAQACEAAEPEVITAERPRPVILVRKARERNRDWTWDLSWLGGLPRLGSAPWPRDSHGTPLPFAAQVNLSELAGACAESPLPHSGSLAFFLGEGAVVAVSPGEHDFTDPPADLPPAYEEDGTPLPSTPTRLSRYLFPFWPVEPVAEPGDEEPGPSTLQEHGMTSAALAEVGEDNLWWYGVFHLTDQLREALDGAQRDYDAELSQEGKAKDALAALEARGDALPEAVAGARRKIHDIDARLREIEEQASEMPAMIEALEGFSSGRGPWEPMTEEERGLVTEILGEIHARHGKLVEARLPHALAPLRALCIRAMATGAPKAFAALPDDLLEKIAGNCAVPPRDHHRIFTGPAHGSQDDDLLLLQLASDDMMEWRWDNLGRYQFRIDRKDALGGNWQNARLIFEPA, via the coding sequence ATGAAGAAATTGCTCGCCATGTTCGCTGTCTTCGGGTTGGTCGCACTCGCCGCCGCCTATGTGGCGCTGGCTCCGCTATCGACTTCCGGCCCCGGAGCCGTGCAGACCGCGCTCGCCTTTCTGGACGAAGGTGCAGCGCGCATTTCCGCCATTGCCGGGCGCAGCGAAGCCGTCCTTGCCCTGCTCGGCTCGGGCATGGTGCTTGGGCTCATTGCGGCCCTGGTCGTGGGGAAAAGCTCCGCCACCCCTCAAGACGAGGACGTAACGCCCGCGCCCGGCCCGGTCTGGCGTCCCGAACCGCATTCGCACGAAGACCGTATCGCCGGTCTGCGTCGGCGGGCAAGCGGCACGACTGCTTCCGAACCGGATTATGAAAGCCCCGTGATCACCGCGCTTGTCGACGAAACGGAGTATGGCCAGACGGCCGATGCGCAGGCCTGCGAAGCGGCAGAACCGGAAGTCATTACTGCAGAGCGTCCCCGGCCGGTTATCCTCGTGCGCAAGGCGCGCGAACGCAATCGCGACTGGACCTGGGACCTGAGCTGGCTGGGCGGGTTGCCGCGGCTGGGCTCGGCGCCATGGCCGCGCGATTCCCACGGCACGCCCCTGCCCTTCGCAGCGCAGGTCAATCTTTCCGAGCTGGCCGGGGCCTGCGCTGAAAGCCCATTGCCCCATTCCGGGTCCCTGGCCTTCTTTCTGGGCGAAGGCGCGGTCGTCGCGGTCTCGCCGGGCGAACACGATTTCACCGATCCACCCGCCGACCTGCCGCCCGCCTACGAGGAAGACGGCACGCCGCTGCCGTCAACGCCGACACGGCTCAGCCGCTACCTGTTCCCGTTCTGGCCGGTCGAACCGGTAGCCGAGCCTGGCGACGAGGAGCCGGGCCCATCCACCCTGCAAGAACACGGCATGACTTCGGCGGCGCTGGCCGAGGTCGGCGAGGACAACTTGTGGTGGTACGGCGTCTTCCATCTGACCGACCAGCTGCGTGAGGCACTGGACGGCGCGCAACGCGACTACGATGCCGAACTGTCGCAGGAAGGGAAAGCAAAGGACGCCCTGGCAGCGCTCGAAGCGCGCGGCGACGCGCTTCCTGAGGCGGTCGCCGGGGCGCGTCGGAAGATCCACGATATCGATGCCCGGCTGCGCGAGATCGAGGAGCAGGCAAGCGAGATGCCGGCCATGATCGAGGCGCTGGAGGGGTTCAGTTCAGGCCGCGGCCCCTGGGAACCGATGACCGAGGAAGAACGCGGCCTCGTTACGGAGATCCTTGGAGAAATTCACGCCCGCCACGGCAAGCTGGTCGAAGCGCGCCTGCCGCACGCGCTGGCGCCGCTGCGGGCCCTGTGCATCCGCGCCATGGCGACCGGCGCGCCCAAGGCCTTTGCCGCCCTGCCCGACGACCTGCTGGAGAAAATCGCCGGAAACTGTGCGGTCCCGCCCCGCGACCATCACCGGATCTTCACCGGCCCGGCTCATGGATCGCAGGACGACGACCTGCTGCTGCTGCAACTGGCCAGCGACGACATGATGGAATGGCGCTGGGATAATCTCGGCCGCTACCAGTTCCGCATCGACCGCAAGGACGCGCTGGGCGGTAACTGGCAGAACGCAAGGCTGATCTTCGAACCGGCGTGA
- the rbfA gene encoding 30S ribosome-binding factor RbfA: MARQQVTPEQHSVRLLKVGEQVRHVISEVLTRQQVHDDTLSGHSVSVTEVRMTPDLRQATVYVKPLLGMDEEAVLKALRTNTAYFQREVAQRLKLKFAAKIRFRADETFDEASRIDALLSDPRVKRDLDQED; encoded by the coding sequence ATGGCACGCCAGCAAGTTACCCCCGAACAGCATTCTGTCCGCCTCCTGAAGGTGGGCGAACAGGTGCGTCATGTGATCAGTGAAGTTCTGACCCGGCAGCAGGTGCACGACGACACTTTGAGCGGGCATTCGGTGTCGGTCACCGAAGTGCGCATGACGCCGGACCTGCGGCAGGCCACCGTTTATGTGAAGCCACTGCTCGGCATGGACGAGGAAGCGGTGCTCAAGGCGCTGCGGACCAACACGGCCTATTTCCAGCGCGAAGTGGCACAGCGCCTGAAGCTCAAGTTTGCGGCCAAGATCCGGTTCCGCGCCGACGAGACTTTCGACGAGGCAAGCCGCATCGACGCGCTCCTGTCCGATCCGCGCGTGAAGCGCGATCTCGACCAGGAAGACTGA
- the infB gene encoding translation initiation factor IF-2: MSETDNKPTLGRKPLGLKRSVEAGEVKQTFSHGRTNKVVVEVKRRKILGKPGAGDVVETKAEETPAPEAKAAPQKPAPAPAPAPKKPAAPAGETRQEMQARLLREAEEARLTALEEANRREQEEKLRAIEEEKRRAEENRRAEEEAAKAKEAEQEVAKAAPEPQPEAKAEPAAETAAEPEQAKEAEQDAPEAAAAPTPAGKTREAGAPAPAPRRFTPVKRPEPAARKPEGGASGGGAAGGGASKGPAGAKKGAPAPRGGDRKAPDHRRQSGKLTVSRALNEDEGARARSLAALKRAREKERRAHFSGQSQQREKQVRDVIVPEAITVQELANRMAEKGADLVKALFNMGMMVTVNQTIDQDTAELLVTEFGHNIERVSESDVDIDTTGDVDADETLKARPPVVAIMGHVDHGKTSLLDALRGTDVVRGEAGGITQHIGAYQIKTKNGAQLTVLDTPGHAAFTQMRMRGANVTDIVILVVAADDGIMPQTIEAINHTKAAGVPMIVAINKCDKEDANPQKVRERLLEHEIIVEQMSGDVQDVEVSAKTGKGLDELIEKILLQAEFMELKSNPDRAAEATVIEAKLDKGKGPVATVLVNRGTLKRGDIFVVGTESGRVRAMNDDKGRQVKEAGPSMPVEVLGLGGVPMAGDVLTVVESEQRAREVSSYRQEQATAKRTATAPASLDTMFSALAAKQNVIEYPVVIKADVQGSVEAINNALHKLSNDEIKVRILHSGVGAITESDVTLASASGAPIVGFNVRPNAKAREQIEKTKTEMMYYDVIYELTEEVAKQMAGIWGPEKVETVVGRAEVKQVFPAGKKDKAAGLLVVEGVIRKGLHARLTRNDVIVSATTIASLRRFKDDVDEVRTGLECGVVLADTNDIKPGDHLEVFEVSERERTIG; this comes from the coding sequence ATGAGCGAGACCGACAACAAACCGACCCTGGGCCGCAAGCCGCTTGGGCTTAAGCGCTCGGTGGAAGCGGGTGAGGTCAAGCAGACCTTCAGCCACGGCCGCACCAACAAGGTGGTGGTCGAGGTCAAGCGCCGCAAGATCCTCGGAAAGCCGGGGGCGGGCGACGTCGTGGAAACCAAGGCCGAGGAAACTCCGGCGCCCGAAGCCAAGGCAGCGCCCCAGAAGCCTGCACCGGCTCCGGCGCCCGCGCCCAAGAAGCCGGCTGCTCCTGCGGGTGAGACCCGTCAGGAAATGCAGGCTCGCCTGCTGCGCGAGGCCGAGGAAGCCCGACTCACCGCGCTGGAGGAAGCCAATCGTCGCGAGCAGGAAGAAAAGCTGCGCGCCATCGAGGAAGAAAAGCGCCGCGCCGAGGAGAATCGCCGCGCCGAGGAAGAGGCCGCCAAGGCCAAGGAAGCCGAACAGGAAGTGGCCAAGGCCGCTCCTGAGCCGCAGCCCGAAGCCAAGGCTGAACCCGCAGCGGAAACTGCAGCAGAACCCGAGCAGGCCAAGGAAGCTGAGCAGGACGCGCCCGAGGCTGCTGCTGCTCCCACTCCCGCAGGCAAGACCAGGGAAGCCGGAGCCCCGGCGCCCGCGCCGCGCCGCTTCACTCCGGTCAAGCGCCCCGAACCTGCGGCCCGCAAGCCGGAGGGCGGCGCATCGGGTGGCGGTGCCGCCGGCGGCGGAGCCAGCAAGGGGCCGGCGGGCGCCAAGAAGGGCGCGCCCGCTCCGCGTGGTGGCGACCGCAAGGCTCCCGATCATCGTCGCCAGTCCGGCAAGCTGACCGTCAGCCGCGCGCTGAACGAGGACGAAGGTGCACGTGCACGTTCGCTCGCTGCACTCAAGCGCGCCCGCGAGAAGGAGCGTCGTGCGCACTTCTCGGGCCAGAGCCAGCAGCGTGAGAAGCAGGTTCGCGACGTCATCGTCCCCGAGGCGATCACCGTTCAGGAACTGGCCAACCGCATGGCCGAGAAGGGTGCCGACCTCGTGAAGGCGCTGTTCAACATGGGCATGATGGTCACTGTCAACCAGACGATCGACCAGGATACCGCAGAACTGCTCGTCACCGAGTTCGGCCACAACATCGAGCGCGTTTCGGAAAGCGATGTCGACATCGACACAACCGGCGACGTCGATGCCGATGAGACGCTGAAGGCGCGTCCTCCGGTCGTGGCGATCATGGGTCACGTCGACCACGGCAAGACCAGCCTGCTCGACGCCCTGCGCGGCACGGACGTGGTGCGCGGCGAAGCCGGCGGCATCACGCAGCACATCGGTGCCTACCAGATCAAGACCAAGAACGGGGCTCAGCTCACCGTGCTCGACACGCCGGGTCACGCGGCCTTCACCCAAATGCGCATGCGCGGTGCCAATGTCACCGACATCGTCATCCTGGTGGTAGCGGCCGATGACGGGATCATGCCGCAGACGATCGAGGCCATCAATCACACGAAGGCCGCGGGCGTTCCGATGATCGTGGCGATCAACAAGTGCGACAAGGAAGACGCCAACCCGCAGAAGGTGCGTGAGCGCCTGCTCGAGCACGAGATCATCGTCGAGCAAATGTCGGGTGACGTTCAGGACGTTGAAGTCTCGGCGAAGACCGGCAAGGGTCTCGACGAGCTGATCGAGAAGATCCTGCTCCAGGCCGAGTTCATGGAACTCAAGTCCAATCCGGACCGCGCCGCGGAAGCGACCGTCATCGAAGCCAAGCTCGACAAGGGCAAGGGCCCGGTCGCGACCGTCCTCGTCAACCGCGGCACGCTCAAGCGTGGCGACATCTTCGTGGTCGGCACCGAGAGCGGCCGTGTTCGCGCGATGAACGACGACAAGGGGCGCCAGGTCAAGGAAGCCGGACCGTCGATGCCGGTCGAGGTCCTCGGTCTCGGCGGCGTGCCGATGGCCGGCGATGTGCTGACCGTGGTCGAGAGCGAGCAGCGTGCCCGCGAAGTCTCGTCCTATCGTCAGGAGCAGGCGACCGCCAAGCGCACGGCGACGGCGCCGGCGAGCCTCGACACGATGTTCTCGGCGCTGGCCGCCAAGCAGAACGTCATCGAGTATCCGGTGGTCATCAAGGCGGACGTCCAGGGTTCGGTGGAAGCGATCAACAACGCGCTCCACAAGCTCTCGAACGACGAGATCAAGGTCCGCATCCTGCATTCGGGCGTGGGCGCGATCACCGAGAGCGACGTGACCCTGGCTTCGGCCTCGGGCGCGCCGATTGTCGGCTTCAACGTCCGTCCCAACGCCAAGGCGCGCGAACAGATCGAGAAGACCAAGACCGAGATGATGTACTACGATGTCATCTACGAACTCACCGAGGAAGTCGCCAAGCAGATGGCCGGCATCTGGGGTCCGGAAAAGGTCGAGACAGTCGTCGGTCGCGCCGAGGTCAAGCAGGTCTTCCCGGCCGGCAAGAAGGACAAGGCGGCCGGCCTGCTGGTCGTCGAAGGCGTCATCCGCAAGGGGCTCCATGCCCGTCTTACCCGCAACGACGTCATCGTTTCGGCAACGACCATCGCTTCGCTGCGTCGCTTCAAGGACGACGTCGACGAAGTGCGCACCGGCCTCGAGTGCGGCGTGGTTCTGGCTGATACCAACGACATCAAGCCGGGCGACCACCTCGAAGTCTTCGAGGTCAGCGAGCGCGAGCGCACGATCGGCTGA
- a CDS encoding DUF6491 family protein — translation MKMSAMLIPLGLLVATPAMAGPAFAASARQSEASIPFADHGGVDDWRAGDSHTIYFRDNHRQWYRAELMSPSYDLPYVEDIAIDTRPNGTLDKFGAIIVKGQRYQIASFERVDGPPKKGSKGSHRIDAPKAKPAK, via the coding sequence ATGAAGATGTCCGCTATGCTGATCCCGCTCGGTTTGCTTGTCGCTACGCCGGCGATGGCCGGACCGGCTTTCGCTGCGTCGGCCCGGCAAAGCGAAGCTTCCATTCCGTTCGCCGATCACGGCGGTGTCGATGACTGGCGCGCGGGCGACAGTCACACGATCTATTTTCGCGACAATCACCGCCAATGGTATCGCGCCGAGCTGATGTCGCCCTCGTACGATCTGCCTTATGTCGAGGATATCGCCATCGATACCCGTCCCAACGGCACACTCGACAAGTTTGGCGCGATCATCGTGAAGGGCCAGCGCTACCAGATCGCTTCGTTCGAGCGAGTCGACGGTCCGCCCAAGAAGGGATCCAAGGGTTCCCACCGGATCGATGCTCCGAAGGCGAAGCCTGCAAAGTAG
- a CDS encoding thymidine kinase, which translates to MAKLYFYYASMNAGKSATLLQANFNYIERGMRTMLWTAAIDNRGGAGAIESRIGLHADAHRFAADTDLHGSVLALHRARPLSCVLVDEAQFLSAEQVWQLARLADGENIPVLCYGLRTDFRGELFPGSAVLLGIADALVELKAVCHCGRKATMNLRVDAEGAAVSHGAQTEIGGNDRYVALCRRHFGEALGSA; encoded by the coding sequence ATGGCCAAGCTCTACTTCTACTATGCCAGCATGAATGCCGGTAAGTCGGCGACGCTATTGCAGGCGAACTTCAACTATATCGAACGCGGGATGCGCACGATGCTTTGGACTGCGGCTATCGACAACCGCGGCGGGGCAGGCGCGATCGAGAGCCGCATAGGCCTGCACGCCGATGCCCATCGCTTCGCTGCAGATACCGATCTGCATGGAAGCGTCCTGGCGTTGCACCGCGCGCGGCCGCTGTCCTGCGTCCTCGTGGACGAGGCGCAGTTCCTCAGTGCGGAGCAGGTCTGGCAGCTGGCGCGCCTTGCCGATGGCGAGAACATCCCGGTTCTGTGTTACGGTTTGCGGACCGATTTCAGGGGCGAGTTGTTCCCCGGCTCTGCGGTGCTGCTGGGCATTGCCGATGCGCTCGTCGAGCTCAAGGCAGTCTGCCATTGCGGCCGGAAGGCGACGATGAACTTGCGCGTGGATGCCGAAGGCGCGGCAGTCAGCCATGGTGCGCAGACAGAGATCGGCGGCAACGATCGCTACGTCGCGCTGTGCCGCCGGCATTTCGGAGAGGCACTGGGTTCTGCCTGA
- a CDS encoding site-2 protease family protein — MNDTLLQAAALIIPLIFAIVFHEVAHGWTARALGDPTAYEQRRLSLNPFRHVDPIGTVVLPGFLALTGMPIFGWAKPVPVNHHRLRDPRKGMMAVAAAGPGTNLVLAAVGAVMLGLLVRFAGAELGPVERFAAMNFNNFILINVFLALFNLLPIPPFDGSHIVEGALPRHAARVYARMRPYGLPLLFLVLLVIPYLFPDWGIVRRLVLPPVIWASDHYYALAAAVAGG, encoded by the coding sequence ATGAACGATACACTGCTGCAGGCCGCAGCGCTCATCATCCCCCTCATTTTCGCCATCGTGTTCCACGAAGTGGCGCATGGCTGGACCGCGAGGGCGCTGGGCGATCCGACGGCCTATGAGCAGCGCCGCCTCAGCCTGAACCCGTTCCGCCACGTCGATCCGATCGGCACGGTCGTCCTGCCGGGCTTTCTTGCGCTTACCGGCATGCCGATATTCGGTTGGGCCAAGCCGGTGCCGGTCAACCACCACCGCCTGCGCGATCCGCGCAAGGGAATGATGGCCGTGGCTGCGGCAGGGCCGGGAACCAATCTCGTGCTCGCCGCGGTGGGCGCAGTCATGTTGGGCCTGCTGGTGCGCTTCGCCGGAGCGGAGCTGGGACCGGTCGAGAGGTTCGCGGCGATGAACTTCAACAACTTCATCCTGATCAACGTCTTCCTGGCGCTGTTCAACCTGCTGCCGATCCCGCCATTCGACGGTTCGCACATCGTCGAGGGCGCGCTGCCGCGCCATGCGGCGCGGGTCTATGCGCGGATGCGACCCTACGGACTGCCGCTGCTGTTTCTTGTCCTGCTGGTGATCCCCTACCTGTTCCCGGACTGGGGCATTGTGCGCCGGCTGGTGCTGCCGCCGGTGATCTGGGCCAGCGATCACTACTATGCCCTGGCCGCAGCTGTCGCGGGAGGCTGA